In one Nicotiana sylvestris chromosome 8, ASM39365v2, whole genome shotgun sequence genomic region, the following are encoded:
- the LOC104211654 gene encoding omega-amidase, chloroplastic isoform X3: MGDNLFKIGLCQLAVTSDKERNIIHARTAIEEAAEKGAKLVVLPEIWNSPYSNDSFPIYAEDIDAGSDASPSTAMLSEVARLLKITIVGGSIPERSGDKLYNTCCIFDADGKLKAKHRKIHLFDIDIPGKITFKESKMLTAGETPTVVDTEIGRIGIGICYDIRFQELAMLYAARGAHLICYPGAFNMTTGPLHWELLQRARAVDNQLYVATCSPARDAGAGYVAWGHSTLVGPFGEVLATTEHDEAIIISEIDYSQIEQRRTNLPLEKQRRGDLYQLVDVQRSSSQ, from the exons ATGGGGGATAATTTG tttaagattgggCTATGTCAATTAGCAGTGACATCAGATAAGGAAAGGAATATTATTCATGCTCGAACAGCAATTGAGGAGGCTGCTGAGAAGGGGGCTAAGCTTGTTGTTTTGCCT GAAATATGGAATAGTCCATATTCAAATGATAGCTTCCCAATTTATGCTGAAGACATTGATGCTGGTTCTGATGCATCTCCATCAACTGCCATGCTCTCTGAAGTAGCTCGACTTCTGAAGATCACAATAGTGGGAGGCTCTATACCTGAACGCAGTGGGGACAAGTTGTATAATACTTGCTGCATTTTCGATGCTGATGGAAAGTTGAAAGCTAAGCACAGAAAG ATACATCTTTTTGACATAGATATTCCTGGTAAAATAACCTTTAAGGAGTCAAAGATGCTTACAGCAGGAGAGACTCCAACTGTTGTGGATACAG AGATTGGCCGAATTGGTATAGGGATTTGCTACGACATTCGCTTTCAGGAATTGGCTATGCTATATGCAGCAAGAG GTGCTCACCTGATCTGTTATCCTGGGGCATTCAACATGACTACAGGACCACTGCACTGGGAGTTACTGCAAAGGGCAAG GGCAGTTGATAATCAG CTATATGTCGCAACATGTTCACCTGCTCGAGATGCTGGTGCTGGATATGTGGCTTGGGGGCATTCCACATTAGTTGGACCA TTCGGAGAAGTGCTGGCGACGACTGAACATGACGAGGCGATAATCATCTCGGAGATTGACTATTCACAAATTGAGCAGAGGAG GACAAACCTTCCATTAGAGAAGCAAAGGCGTGGTGATCTTTACCAGTTGGTAGATGTACAGAGGTCAAGTTCTCAGTAA
- the LOC104211654 gene encoding omega-amidase, chloroplastic isoform X2, with the protein MGDNLIGSSISRSIVRPTPSLLLHRPFHIIPNRTTTRSNNLQFSARTTLTTSVSSMASSFMPEQARVPTALQLPSPSITKFKIGLCQLAVTSDKERNIIHARTAIEEAAEKGAKLVVLPEIWNSPYSNDSFPIYAEDIDAGSDASPSTAMLSEVARLLKITIVGGSIPERSGDKLYNTCCIFDADGKLKAKHRKIHLFDIDIPGKITFKESKMLTAGETPTVVDTEIGRIGIGICYDIRFQELAMLYAARGAHLICYPGAFNMTTGPLHWELLQRARAVDNQLYVATCSPARDAGAGYVAWGHSTLVGPFGEVLATTEHDEAIIISEIDYSQIEQRRTNLPLEKQRRGDLYQLVDVQRSSSQ; encoded by the exons ATGGGGGATAATTTG aTTGGATCCTCCATTTCTCGGTCCATCGTACGGCCTACACCCTCACTCCTGCTCCATCGTCCCTTTCACATCATTCCAAATCGTACAACCACTCGAAGCAACAATTTGCAGTTTTCAGCACGTACAACCCTCACTACATCAGTTTCTTCCATGGCTTCCTCTTTCATGCCTGAACAAGCTAGGGTTCCTACCGCTCTCCAATTGCCCTCTCCTTCCATCACAAAG tttaagattgggCTATGTCAATTAGCAGTGACATCAGATAAGGAAAGGAATATTATTCATGCTCGAACAGCAATTGAGGAGGCTGCTGAGAAGGGGGCTAAGCTTGTTGTTTTGCCT GAAATATGGAATAGTCCATATTCAAATGATAGCTTCCCAATTTATGCTGAAGACATTGATGCTGGTTCTGATGCATCTCCATCAACTGCCATGCTCTCTGAAGTAGCTCGACTTCTGAAGATCACAATAGTGGGAGGCTCTATACCTGAACGCAGTGGGGACAAGTTGTATAATACTTGCTGCATTTTCGATGCTGATGGAAAGTTGAAAGCTAAGCACAGAAAG ATACATCTTTTTGACATAGATATTCCTGGTAAAATAACCTTTAAGGAGTCAAAGATGCTTACAGCAGGAGAGACTCCAACTGTTGTGGATACAG AGATTGGCCGAATTGGTATAGGGATTTGCTACGACATTCGCTTTCAGGAATTGGCTATGCTATATGCAGCAAGAG GTGCTCACCTGATCTGTTATCCTGGGGCATTCAACATGACTACAGGACCACTGCACTGGGAGTTACTGCAAAGGGCAAG GGCAGTTGATAATCAG CTATATGTCGCAACATGTTCACCTGCTCGAGATGCTGGTGCTGGATATGTGGCTTGGGGGCATTCCACATTAGTTGGACCA TTCGGAGAAGTGCTGGCGACGACTGAACATGACGAGGCGATAATCATCTCGGAGATTGACTATTCACAAATTGAGCAGAGGAG GACAAACCTTCCATTAGAGAAGCAAAGGCGTGGTGATCTTTACCAGTTGGTAGATGTACAGAGGTCAAGTTCTCAGTAA
- the LOC104211654 gene encoding omega-amidase, chloroplastic isoform X1, with translation MRIGFVFLSSTLSSSSSQIGSSISRSIVRPTPSLLLHRPFHIIPNRTTTRSNNLQFSARTTLTTSVSSMASSFMPEQARVPTALQLPSPSITKFKIGLCQLAVTSDKERNIIHARTAIEEAAEKGAKLVVLPEIWNSPYSNDSFPIYAEDIDAGSDASPSTAMLSEVARLLKITIVGGSIPERSGDKLYNTCCIFDADGKLKAKHRKIHLFDIDIPGKITFKESKMLTAGETPTVVDTEIGRIGIGICYDIRFQELAMLYAARGAHLICYPGAFNMTTGPLHWELLQRARAVDNQLYVATCSPARDAGAGYVAWGHSTLVGPFGEVLATTEHDEAIIISEIDYSQIEQRRTNLPLEKQRRGDLYQLVDVQRSSSQ, from the exons ATGAGAATTGGATTCGTCTTCTTGTCTTCaaccctttcttcttcttcttcacagaTTGGATCCTCCATTTCTCGGTCCATCGTACGGCCTACACCCTCACTCCTGCTCCATCGTCCCTTTCACATCATTCCAAATCGTACAACCACTCGAAGCAACAATTTGCAGTTTTCAGCACGTACAACCCTCACTACATCAGTTTCTTCCATGGCTTCCTCTTTCATGCCTGAACAAGCTAGGGTTCCTACCGCTCTCCAATTGCCCTCTCCTTCCATCACAAAG tttaagattgggCTATGTCAATTAGCAGTGACATCAGATAAGGAAAGGAATATTATTCATGCTCGAACAGCAATTGAGGAGGCTGCTGAGAAGGGGGCTAAGCTTGTTGTTTTGCCT GAAATATGGAATAGTCCATATTCAAATGATAGCTTCCCAATTTATGCTGAAGACATTGATGCTGGTTCTGATGCATCTCCATCAACTGCCATGCTCTCTGAAGTAGCTCGACTTCTGAAGATCACAATAGTGGGAGGCTCTATACCTGAACGCAGTGGGGACAAGTTGTATAATACTTGCTGCATTTTCGATGCTGATGGAAAGTTGAAAGCTAAGCACAGAAAG ATACATCTTTTTGACATAGATATTCCTGGTAAAATAACCTTTAAGGAGTCAAAGATGCTTACAGCAGGAGAGACTCCAACTGTTGTGGATACAG AGATTGGCCGAATTGGTATAGGGATTTGCTACGACATTCGCTTTCAGGAATTGGCTATGCTATATGCAGCAAGAG GTGCTCACCTGATCTGTTATCCTGGGGCATTCAACATGACTACAGGACCACTGCACTGGGAGTTACTGCAAAGGGCAAG GGCAGTTGATAATCAG CTATATGTCGCAACATGTTCACCTGCTCGAGATGCTGGTGCTGGATATGTGGCTTGGGGGCATTCCACATTAGTTGGACCA TTCGGAGAAGTGCTGGCGACGACTGAACATGACGAGGCGATAATCATCTCGGAGATTGACTATTCACAAATTGAGCAGAGGAG GACAAACCTTCCATTAGAGAAGCAAAGGCGTGGTGATCTTTACCAGTTGGTAGATGTACAGAGGTCAAGTTCTCAGTAA